One Natrinema marinum genomic window carries:
- the citE gene encoding L-malyl-CoA/beta-methylmalyl-CoA lyase → MTDDIRLCRTFQTAPAGVPKDDSAKYLVSALEAEGFQAPDWLVPDMEDGTAPNMKAEGLENTIEKVPEYDFPGEIWPRVEWSYEDEEYCEKGRDQIDRLVAEIGDEIDGVVVPKVGRLEDVERAAEVVAEAEAEHGYEDGSIGLSIIIETGRARSDLREISKFGEDSRLTALIFGPVDYAAELGGRDLGDGMPRWDGLLEALSNEASAAGLLSIGGPFDDLFKERAGLTYYNADEYADQVEHEAQLGLDGSWSLYPKQTIQANTVHMPTPEELERDVSKIERFNEAKREGTGAVTLDGQMVDEATFKNFKNTVQQVRAIDEMRPDQTEEYYDADLLTRARELELSYN, encoded by the coding sequence ATGACTGACGACATCCGACTCTGCCGCACGTTCCAGACCGCACCGGCCGGCGTTCCGAAAGACGACTCCGCGAAGTACCTCGTCTCCGCGCTCGAGGCCGAGGGCTTCCAGGCCCCCGACTGGCTCGTCCCCGACATGGAAGACGGGACAGCGCCGAACATGAAAGCCGAGGGCCTCGAGAACACCATCGAGAAGGTTCCCGAGTACGACTTCCCCGGCGAGATCTGGCCCCGCGTCGAGTGGAGCTACGAGGACGAGGAGTACTGCGAGAAGGGTCGCGACCAGATCGACCGGCTCGTCGCCGAGATCGGCGACGAGATCGACGGCGTCGTCGTCCCCAAAGTCGGCCGCCTCGAGGACGTCGAGCGCGCCGCGGAAGTCGTCGCCGAGGCCGAAGCCGAGCACGGCTACGAGGACGGCTCGATCGGTCTCTCGATCATCATCGAGACCGGCCGCGCCCGCTCCGATCTCCGCGAAATCTCCAAGTTCGGCGAGGACTCCCGGCTCACCGCGCTCATCTTCGGCCCCGTCGACTACGCCGCCGAACTCGGCGGCCGCGACCTCGGTGACGGGATGCCCCGCTGGGACGGCCTGCTCGAGGCCCTCTCGAACGAGGCCAGCGCCGCCGGCCTGCTCTCGATCGGCGGCCCCTTCGACGACCTGTTCAAGGAGCGCGCCGGCCTGACCTACTACAACGCCGACGAGTACGCGGATCAGGTCGAACACGAAGCGCAACTGGGGCTCGACGGCTCCTGGTCGCTGTACCCCAAACAGACCATCCAGGCCAACACCGTCCACATGCCCACCCCCGAGGAGCTCGAGCGCGACGTGAGCAAGATCGAGCGCTTCAACGAGGCCAAACGCGAGGGCACCGGTGCGGTCACGCTCGACGGCCAGATGGTCGACGAGGCCACGTTCAAGAACTTCAAGAACACGGTCCAACAGGTCCGCGCCATCGACGAGATGCGTCCCGACCAGACCGAGGAGTACTACGACGCCGACCTGCTGACGCGCGCCCGCGAACTCGAGCTCTCCTACAACTGA